The Ornithinimicrobium faecis region GTCGACCCACACCATGCCCTGCAGCTTGCGGACGACAGCAGTCATCGCCTCGACGTCGGTGACCGAGCCCACCTGCTCGTAGTGCCCCATCCACGATTTCAGCTCGTCATCGAGATATTCGGCGGGCGTTTCACCGACCCCCAACACGTTGGCGCCGGCCTGCGCCAGCGCCCGCACGAACTCGCGCTGGTTGCGTGGGAAGTGTGGCTCCACGAAGACGATGTTCACGAGGTCGAGCCTCCCACAGATCGACTCCTGACGGCAGTATGCCGAGGCCCCCTCTCCCGACAAGGATGGGTGCAGGTGGATGGTTGCGTCGCGCTCGGAGCGACTCCCGTTGAGGAGGGCCTAGTGGTGGGCGAGCTCGTCGAAGGCCCGTGCCACGACCTCGGCATAGACGTGCATGCCCTCGAGGTCGGGGTGGATCCGATCCGACTGCAGGACGTCCGGCTGGGCCTCGATGGTGGACTGCCACTGGCCGACGACGGCGTTGGGATAGTCAGCGACCACCGTCTCGATGGCCTTGTTGGAGTCGGGCACGAAGGTGCTCGACCCATAGAGGTTCATCACGACCACGTTGCGGTCGGGCCCCAGGGAGTCCAGGAAGGTCCGCAGCTGGTCCTCGTTGACGCCGGCGTTGGTGCCGAAGTGGACGATCACGTTGTCGCGCACGATGCCCTCAGTCAGCGCCGACTCCAGGACCGGGTTGGCGTCCTTCCACTGCCGGTTGGACTTGGCGGCGAAGTTCATGTCGGGGAAGCGCCACTTCAGGCCGTCCGCGCTGGTGACCACGAGCGAGTCGCCGATGGCGGTGATCGTGTCGCTGGTCGGCACCATCAGGCCCTCGTCGTCGAGGATCCACCCCTCGGGCAGGTCGGCCTCGTCCCCAGCCGCGTCCTTGCCCTCCCCGTCGTCCTCCGGGTCTGCCGGGGCCTCGTCCGTGTCCTCGGCTCCTGAGCCCTGGGTCGGCTCGGCGGGGGCGTCAGCCGTCGGTGCCGCGTCGGCAGTGCCCGCTGTGCCGATCAGGGTGCCGCTCATGGCCGCCCGACGACCGGCCGCGTCGACGCTGGGCGTGTTGAGGTTGTCCTCGTTGGCCTCGATGGCGCGTTGTGTCTCGGACTTGTCGGGCGCGGTCGCGATGGCCACCCCGGCCAGCAGCACCAGGATCCCCGCGGTCACTGCCGCGATCTGCGGCAACTCGCCACGTCCGGCGCCGCGCACGGTCTCGGTGATCCGGGACAGCGTGGCACGGAAGCCGTTGCGACGGATCGGTGTCTCGATGAACCGGAAGCTGAGCTCGGTCAGGACGAAGGTCAGGAACAGAGCACAGACCACGGTGATGGTGCCGCGGTCTGTGCCCTCGGCATACGGGAACATGGTGGCCACGATCATCAGGACGGGCCAGTGCCACAGATAGAGGCCATAGGACCGCTCGCCCAGGTAGGCCATCGGCGGCAGCTGCATCAGCCGGCGCCACAGGCTGGGCGACTCCAGGAGCGCGGCGATCAGGACCACCGTCGCCACGCAGGCCAGCAGGATGCCGCCACGGAAGGTCCACGAGGTGCCGTCGGAGGTCAGCAGCATCAGGGCGACCAGGACGGTCAGCGAACCTGCCACGGCCCACGGTCGCCAGCGTCGCCACTGGGGTGTCGTGAGGCCGGCGCGGTGCGGTGCGGCCCAGGCGAAGGCCAACCCGACGCCGAGCATCAACCCGAACAGGTGCGTGTCGGTGCCGTAGTAGACGCGCGTCGAGTCCTCGTCGGGATTGAACAGGACCGCCATGAGCAGAGCCGAGGCCAGCGCCAGACCCAGTGCGAAGCCGATGCGTTGCTTGGCCGAGGTGGTCAGGGCGAGGACGAGGACCAGCCCGAGCGGCCAGAGCAGATAGAACTGCTCCTCCACCGCGAGCGACCAGAAGTTGACGAAGAGCAGCGGTGACGTGCTGTGGAAGTAGCTGCCGCCCGCACCGATCTCGACCCAGTTGGTGCTGAAGGTCAGCGCCCCGACGACCTGACGGCCGATGTTGACGAGCAGGTCGCCGCCGACGAGTCGAGCCGCGGCAACACTCACCACGACCACGGTCACCAGGGCGGGGATGAGGCGGCGGGCACGACGCAACCAGAACTGCGGCAGGTTGATCCGGCCCAGGTTGACGATCTCGCGCAGCAACAGGGTGGTGATCAGGAAACCGGAGACGACGAAGAAGATGTCGACCCCGAGGAAGCCGCCGGGCAGCGCCGACGGGGCGAAGTGAAAGACCAGGACCGAGACAACCGCCAGTGCGCGCAGGCCGTCCAGCCCGTGGATGTGTCCCGGCCGGGGGTCCGCCTCGCGCGGACCGCGTCGTCGACGGCGGCGCTGCGGTGGTGCCGTGCCCTCGATCGGCGGGACGGGCACGCGCTCCAGGAGGTCAGTGTGGGTGCCGGACGACTCCGGGGCGCTGGATCGAGCCTGCGGGGTGGCGGGCTGGGCGCGGCCCTGTGGGGTGGGCGTCTGTGGGGTGGCGGGCTGCGTGCGTGCCTGGGGCGCGTCGGGGGACGACCGTGGTTCGTGCGTCTGGGCCGACACCAAACCCCTCCTCCCGACCGGGGGCACACCTGACGAAACCCCAGGCTAGGTCGGTGGTGCGGCTCCGCTCCGACGCCACGCGGGTGAGCGGTGAAACTTGTGGCCCGGCCGCTTCCGCTCCCGTGGCAACAGCCCGGCCCCGGACAAAGGTGTGGGCGACAGCCACCTAGGGTGACTGCCGCCCACGCTCCCGGTCAGGCCGGCACTGTCAGGGCAGGTCGGTCTTCCGGTCGGTCGAGTCCTTGACGTCCTCGGCCGCGTGTGTGGCGTCCTTCGTGCTGTCCGCGCCGAAGTCGGTCCCAAAGCCGGAGGTGCCGGAACCGCTGGTGCCCGGGATCTCCTCATCGCCGGTCACCGGCGAGCCCGCAGCCAGCTGGTCGATCTCATCGCCAGCGAGCATCTTGGTCGAGCCTGCGCCACCGTCCAGGTCGTCACCGGACTTGGCGGCCAGACGGTCACCAAGCGGGGTGTCCGAGGCACCCGCGGTGCCAACACCGGTGGTGCCCGCAACGCCGGTGGTTCCTGCAACGCCGGTGGTGCCAGACCCAGCAGCGGCTCCTGCCCCGCCACCGGCCGTGCCCGCCGCACCGCCAGAGGTGGCAGTGTCACGGTCGGCCAGGGAGGCGCGGACCTGAGCGTCAACACCCGGGGCGCCGCCCACGTGGTGTTCCGTTGCCCAGGGGTCACTCGGTGGCTTCTTCTGGCTGTTCAGGTAGTAGGCCACCGCAGCACCGAGCGCCGCGGCAACGCCGAACGCCAGCAGTGCGCCGCCCTTGCGCTTCTTCTTCTTGGGGGCGCCGGTGATGGCTGCGATCGGGGCATCCTGGCGGGAGAGGACCTCGTCCTTGCTGGTCTGCACGTTGCCGAGCATCTCGGAGATCTTGGGCAGGATGTCGTCGACGATCACGTCGCGGGCGTGGTCGACCTTCGGGCCCACCCCAGCGATGGCCTCCTGGCCCTTGGGCACAGCAGCATCGATCTGGTGGTCGAGGTTGCTCACCGCACGGTCGCGGGCCTGGGCCGCACGCTCCTTGGCTTGGTGTGCGAAGTCAGAGCCTCGTTCGCGGGCCTCGGCGGCACGCGCGCTGGCCGTCTCTGCCGCGGGGCCGACCTTGGGAGCGACTTTCTCGTCGAACGCGTCCCTGACCGCCGTCAGCACGGAACCTGCAGCTGCCCCCACGTTCGCGGACGCCTTGTCCATGGCGGACTCGGCTGACTCACGGACTTGTTCAGGCTTGCTCTTGCGCTGGAACACACAGTCCTCCTCTGATTTGTCATGCGTTGGCTTCCATCCTGCACCGTGTGTGCGTCAGACACCACTCCGGGCCCGTGGGGAGGGTCATGGCGGCCAGCATTCCTGGGCCCGCTGCGTGCGAAGATAAGCCCATGAACGTGACGCTGCAGACATCCAAGGGCGACATCAACG contains the following coding sequences:
- a CDS encoding acyltransferase family protein, which codes for MSAQTHEPRSSPDAPQARTQPATPQTPTPQGRAQPATPQARSSAPESSGTHTDLLERVPVPPIEGTAPPQRRRRRRGPREADPRPGHIHGLDGLRALAVVSVLVFHFAPSALPGGFLGVDIFFVVSGFLITTLLLREIVNLGRINLPQFWLRRARRLIPALVTVVVVSVAAARLVGGDLLVNIGRQVVGALTFSTNWVEIGAGGSYFHSTSPLLFVNFWSLAVEEQFYLLWPLGLVLVLALTTSAKQRIGFALGLALASALLMAVLFNPDEDSTRVYYGTDTHLFGLMLGVGLAFAWAAPHRAGLTTPQWRRWRPWAVAGSLTVLVALMLLTSDGTSWTFRGGILLACVATVVLIAALLESPSLWRRLMQLPPMAYLGERSYGLYLWHWPVLMIVATMFPYAEGTDRGTITVVCALFLTFVLTELSFRFIETPIRRNGFRATLSRITETVRGAGRGELPQIAAVTAGILVLLAGVAIATAPDKSETQRAIEANEDNLNTPSVDAAGRRAAMSGTLIGTAGTADAAPTADAPAEPTQGSGAEDTDEAPADPEDDGEGKDAAGDEADLPEGWILDDEGLMVPTSDTITAIGDSLVVTSADGLKWRFPDMNFAAKSNRQWKDANPVLESALTEGIVRDNVIVHFGTNAGVNEDQLRTFLDSLGPDRNVVVMNLYGSSTFVPDSNKAIETVVADYPNAVVGQWQSTIEAQPDVLQSDRIHPDLEGMHVYAEVVARAFDELAHH